A DNA window from Malus domestica chromosome 12, GDT2T_hap1 contains the following coding sequences:
- the LOC114819941 gene encoding PHD finger-like domain-containing protein 5A: protein MAKHHPDLIMCRKQPGIAIGRLCEKCDGKCVICDSYVRPCTLVRVCDECNYGSFQGRCVICGGVGISDAYYCKECTQQEKDRDGCPKIVNLGSAKTDLFYERKKYGFKKR from the coding sequence ATGGCGAAGCATCATCCTGACTTGATTATGTGTCGGAAGCAACCTGGAATAGCTATTGGAAGGTTGTGTGAAAAGTGCGACGGTAAGTGTGTAATTTGTGACTCTTATGTGCGCCCTTGCACGCTTGTTCGGGTTTGCGATGAGTGCAACTATGGATCTTTCCAGGGAAGGTGTGTTATTTGTGGTGGGGTTGGAATTTCTGATGCTTATTACTGCAAAGAGTGTACTCAGCAGGAGAAAGATAGAGATGGCTGCCCGAAAATTGTGAATCTGGGAAGTGCCAAAACAGATCTGTTCTATGAACGGAAAAAGTATGGTTTCAAGAAAAGATGA
- the LOC114820025 gene encoding protein ZW2-like, which produces MTNGSHSGNASNTFEAFYEGWLVQQEHFLDELLSAQQTIDEARDEDLRDLVSRVLFHYQQYYDEKSRLGQRDVLLVFSPTWYTSYERSLLWIAGYKPGIVFRLVTESVPDLSDQQRVRMARPREATRVEERALTDKLAKIHETVAAPPFMDAVRRYGRARHGDIVEDDAVIKSLKSALETVVENANLPRTTMAMKLVDLLSSGQAVRFLTAVMQFQLRIRSLRLERDAEKQREMSGGGGGWNPISSRW; this is translated from the coding sequence atgaCAAACGGCTCTCACAGCGGCAATGCGTCGAACACATTCGAGGCATTCTACGAGGGCTGGCTAGTCCAGCAAGAACACTTCCTCGATGAGCTCTTATCGGCCCAGCAGACGATCGACGAGGCCCGAGATGAAGACCTCCGAGATTTGGTGTCTCGGGTTCTCTTCCATTACCAGCAGTATTACGACGAGAAATCGCGACTTGGACAGCGGGATGTTTTACTGGTTTTCTCGCCGACGTGGTATACTTCCTACGAAAGGAGCCTGCTTTGGATTGCCGGGTACAAACCGGGTATCGTATTCCGGCTCGTGACCGAGTCGGTGCCCGATTTGAGCGACCAGCAGCGGGTCAGGATGGCCCGGCCGAGGGAGGCGACCCGGGTCGAGGAGCGCGCGCTCACCGACAAGCTCGCCAAGATTCACGAGACCGTGGCGGCGCCGCCGTTCATGGATGCGGTGCGGCGGTACGGGAGGGCCAGGCACGGGGATATCGTGGAGGACGACGCGGTGATCAAGTCCCTTAAGTCGGCATTGGAGACCGTGGTGGAGAATGCCAACTTGCCGAGGACGACGATGGCGATGAAGCTGGTGGATTTGCTAAGCTCGGGGCAGGCAGTGAGGTTTTTGACGGCGGTGATGCAGTTTCAGTTAAGGATTCGGAGTTTGAGGTTGGAGAGGGACGCCGAGAAGCAGCGGGAAATGAGCGGAGGCGGTGGTGGTTGGAATCCAATTAGTAGTAGGTGGTAG